A part of Babylonia areolata isolate BAREFJ2019XMU chromosome 6, ASM4173473v1, whole genome shotgun sequence genomic DNA contains:
- the LOC143282737 gene encoding centrosomal protein of 57 kDa-like, translating into MEDPAVGVENVFTSFMSRPGANEQDASMAETSYHTYPASRPFINTDYQRAPSRPIMSFPESNRDGVLSALRNLQERMQKLEVERRDAENNLRTLASETEAYKTSLRQRSQPVDSFRPTRQEEVQTDEGPSASNGVGNTRPRARELESQLSSAETRCQLLEKQLDYMRKMVQSAERDRVEAVQKAEVLQQQQQHQDQHSPRPFSPDYCAQLERISELERDHLRLTATQTLAESKIKELENKLKEERDHRRSLQERALDLESAAVSHQILLNSAPLSEREPPETKGKSKKPPAPKKKKKLVSRKQVPVKPEPSKHYRLNLADIPFVAGKSTGPSYAVGANVQKVLALMKSHNLALCSSLYNGHSHDHGESGGGGRRSVSPSLSSTSSLSLDQDLTDLLAQLQDEFGQLSCEHQELLRQAHEERDPQIREDIEREMDIVLERMEGKGQQISRVRQHQQKLEDTKRHTKHSSKKAEQVPRPSSAMGRLQVTHRHPSCHGSDHGKRVCTRPGSSGRNEKDAKYQEFAHPSLNVLRDMRKLQSTLRRDDLCWE; encoded by the exons GACCCAGCAGTGGGGGTGGAGAACGTGTTCACCAGCTTCATGAGCCGGCCGGGGGCGAACGAGCAGGACGCCTCCATGGCGGAAACCTCCTACCACACCTACCCGGCCTCCCGCCCCTTCATCAACACCGACTACCAGAGAGCCCCCTCCAGACCCATCATGTCCTTCCCAGAGTCCAACAGGGATG GTGTCTTGTCTGCCCTGCGGAATCTGCAGGAAAGGATGCAGAAACTGGAGGTGGAGCGTCGAGATGCTGAGAACAATTTGCGCACACTGGCATCTGAAACGGAGGCCTACAAAACCTCTCTGCGCCAGAGATCCCAGCCTGTGGACAGCTTCCGTCCTACTCGGCAGGAGGAAGTGCAGACAGACGAGGGTCCCTCGGCTTCTAACGGTGTCGGCAACACCCGCCCCAGGGCAAGAG AGCTGGAATCTCAGCTGTCGTCGGCGGAGACCCGGTGCCAGCTGCTGGAGAAGCAGCTGGACTACATGCGGAAGATGGTGCAGAGCGCCGAGCGGGACCGGGTGGAGGCAGTGCAGAAAGCGGAGgttctgcaacagcagcagcagcatcaggacCAGCACAGCCCTCGCCCCTTCTCCCCGGACTACTGCGCTCAGCTGGAGCGCATCAGTGAACTGGAGAGGGACCACTTGCGGCTTACTGCCACGCAGACCCTAGCCGAG tccAAAATAAAAGAGTTAGAGAACAAACTGAAAGAGGAAAGAGATCATCGCAGATCATTGCAGGAAAGAGCGCTGGAT CTGGAGAGTGCGGCTGTATCGCATCAGATATTGCTGAACTCGGCGCCATTGTCAGAGCGAGAGCCGCCCGAAACCAAGGGCAAATCCAAGAAGCCTCCAGctcccaagaagaagaaaaagctggtGTCCCGAAAACAGGTTCCCGTCAAGCCAGAGCCCTCCAAGCATTACCGTCTGAACCTGGCAGACATTCCCTTTGTCGCTGGCAAG TCGACAGGGCCGAGCTATGCGGTGGGAGCCAACGTGCAGAAGGTACTGGCCCTGATGAAGTCCCACAACCTGGCCCTGTGCTCCTCCCTCTACAACGGCCACAGTCATGACcacggggagagtgggggtgggggccggaggAGCGTGTCCCCATCCCTCAGCTCCACGTCCAGCCTCAGTCTTGATCAGGACCTGACTGACCTGCTGGCCCAGCTCCAAGACGAGTTCGGGCAGCTCAGCTG TGAACACCAGGAGCTGTTGCGTCAGGCCCACGAGGAGAGAGACCCCCAGATACGGGAAGACATTGAGAGGGAGATGGACATTGTGCTGGAGAGGATGGAGGGCAAAGGGCAGCAGATCTCCAGAGTGCGACAGCACCAACAAAAG CTGGAAGACACAAAACGACACACCAAACATAGCAGCAAAAAGGCCGAGCAGGTTCCTCGCCCCAGTTCTGCCATGGGACGATTGCAGGTGACTCACAGACACCCTAGCTGCCATGGCTCTGATCATGGCAAACGGGTGTGCACTCGTCCTGGGTCCTCAGGTCGAAATGAAAAGGATGCGAAATACCAAGAATTTGCCCACCCGTCCCTGAACGTCTTGAGAGACATGAGAAAACTCCAGTCCACGTTACGGCGTGATGATCTATGCTGGGAATGA